From Pseudodesulfovibrio nedwellii:
AAACCCTGCGGCCACACGAACCCCGGTGGCCGGTCGGCCAGGCATGAGCATTAAGCCCTGGCGTAACGGATAAACGAGCGCGATTTTTAAAAAGGTGCATATGGCGACGACGGCCAGGCACTACCCCGTTTCGGGGTAACGGTCGGATGAACCTCGCAGGCTCGATAAATCGCAGGGCATAGGGACACAAGATCATAGCTCAGAATTTCCCCGTTTGGGGTTTTTACTATGGAGAAAGAAGCGTGAGCAGAACGAGCTACTACAAAACCACGGCAGCGGACTTCAAACTATTCAAGGCAACCTGTCTTGAGTGGGTTGAAAAGTTCAGTCTTGGTCAGTGGCATCATAACTTTGAGCATTGCCATCTCGATGTCGAAGGCCGGTGCGCTCAAGTGGCGTTCACTATCGGTTCAAGGCATACGCTTTTTTCTCTTTCGAAGGTTTGGACGGTCAAGCCAACCAAGCTGGAAATTAAGAAGGCCGCGTTGCACGAAGTAACGCATGTTCTTACAGCACGGCTTTACGATTTTGCTACAGCGCGGTTTGTGAATAAAGACGAGATACTGGAAGAGTTCGAAGCAATTTCAAGGGCGTTGGAACACGCAATTTACGGGCAATAGTTATGGCGAAGAAGAAGGCAACAAAGCTCTCAGAAAAGCAGAAGAAGTTCGTCAGGGAATACCTGGTGGACCTTAATGCAACGCAAGCTGCTGTCCGTGCTGGCTACTCTGAAAAGACCGCTCGAAAGCAAGGCTCTCGCCTGTTGACAAATGTAGACATTCAAAAAGCCATTCAGAGCGGAGTCGTAAAGCGCGAGAAGCGCACCGAGATAGATCAGGATTACGTCATTAACACAATCGTCGAGACGGTCGAGCGATGCAAGCAAGCAAAGCCCGTCATTGGTCGGAATGGCCAGCATCTCAAAGTTGAAAATTCAGATGGCGAAATGGCCCCGGCCTACACGTTCGAACCGAACGCGATTCTCAAAGGAACAAAACAGCTTGGCCAGCATCTTGGCATGTTCACTGAAAGAATTGACCACAATCATAGTGGTTCGGTTGAACTCAAACACGCTTATTCACACATGCTGGCAGAAATCGACGGTAAAACCGCAGACCTGATGAAAGGAAACGAGGCAGAGGATGAGTAGTATTACTCAAGAAGAATTCACAGAGAAATTTCGCTCCCGTTGGTGGCGGCTGAATAATCTCTATTGGATTCAGGATAAGCGCGGTCGCCGCGTGAAGTTCAATCTCAATTGGGGACAGCGTGATTTGCTGGCTCAACTTTGGTTTTTGAACATCATCCTCAAGGCCCGCCAGATTGGTTTTACCACATTTATTTGTATCCTTGGGTTGGATGCTTGCTTGTTCAACTCCAACTTTGAATTTGGTGTCATCGCCCACGCGCTCAAGGAAGCCCAGAAGATTTTCCGCAAGAAGATCAAATATCCCTACGACAATTTGCCCGACTTTGTGAAAGAGGCACACCCGCTTGAAAACAAGACGGGTTCTGAATTCGTCTTTGCCAACGGTTCCAGTATCAGTGTTGGTGTTTCGTATCGTTCTGGCACCGCTCAAATGCTGCTTGTCTCCGAGTTTGGGAAGATATGCGCCAAATATCCACACAAGGCGGAAGAGATTGTTACCGGTGCGTTCCAGGCCGTAGAAGCGGGGCAATACATCTTCATCGAATCCACAGCTGAGGGGCGGCAAGGATATTTCTATGACTACTGTATGGAAGCTCTCAAAGACTTGCTTGAAGGTCGGAAGCTGACAGAACTCGACTTCAAGTTTCACTTCTTCCCTTGGTGGAAGCATCCAACCTATCGCATTGGCGTTGAAGGTGTCGTCTTTACGAAGAAGGATGACGAGTATTTCAATGAGGTTGAGACAGAGTGCAAGACCACTTTGGAGCCCGAACAGCGTGCTTGGTATATCAAAAAGCGTAAGCTTCTCGGTGAGAAGATGAAGCAGGAATACCCGTCTACGCCCAAGGAATCCTTTGAGCAATCCATTCAGGGTGCCTACTTCGCCACTCAATTCCAAGATATCTACAGTGAAGGCCGCATAACCAACGTGCCCGTACTCAAGGGTGTTCCAGTTAACACCTATTGGGACTTGGGCATGAACGACGTTACGGCTATTTGGTTCATTCAGAAGCACGGGCTGACCGTTCGTCTTATTGATTACTACGAGAACAGTGGCGAAGGGCTGGAGCATTACGCGCAAGAGCTCGATAAAATCGCCAAGGAACGCAAGTTTCACTACGGCGAACATTTTGCTCCTCACGATATCGAAGTCAGAGAGCTTGGCACCGGCAAGTCGCGGTTCGAAGTCGGTGGAGAATATGGCATCCATTTCACCACCGTTCCCCGTGTGGAGAAGAAAGCTGACTCCATCGAAGCGGCCCGCAAGCTCTTGCCGACGTGTTGGTTCGATGAGGCTCATACCGGCGATACAGGCGTGCCTCGTTTGGAGAACTATTGCAAAGATTGGAATGATCGGGCCGGGGTTTGGTCTTCCAAGCCTAAACACGACATCAACAGCAATGGCTCAGACGCATTTCAAACATTTGCCCTCGCAGAACAAGAAGCAACCCACGGCGCAATACCTCAGTCTCCCAAGATTGAACGTGTCGGCGCGTGGGCATAACAACAGAAGGTGATTCATGGGCGCACTGAACTACAAGACTCCTGATCAACTCAAACAGGAAGATGACGAGAAAGCACGGCAAGCCGCTGAGAACAGGCAGGCGAGTCCCGCTATCTCCGGGTTGTCTTCTTATGTCGATTTGTGTTGGCAGGCTGCTTTGCAGGCAAAAGCACCTATTGAACGCCGGATGTTCATGTGCTTGCGTGCCAAGCAAGGTCAGTACGAACCGGAGCGGTTGGCAGAGATTGAGAAGCACGGCGGCAGCACGATCTACATGAATATCACGGAAGAGAAGTGCAACGCGGCTGAGTCCTGGCTTGAAGATATCCTTATGCAGCCTGACGCGAACCCTTGGGGTGTTGATCCTACTCCTATTCCTGAGCTTTCCCCTGACAAACAGAAAGAGATTGATCAGGACATTGAACAGCATATCAATGGCATGGTTCAACGACAGATTGCCATGGAAAATCAACAGCACTTTGAGCAAACAGGTCAGAGCCTCGATCTCACCGCTGTAGATATCCAATACAAAATGCAAGAGGCCTATGAAGCACTCAAGGGCAGCATTGAAGAATACCGTTCGTTTGTACTCAAGGAGACAAAGAAGCAGGCCAAGGCCGCTGACGTCGCCATAGAACGCAAGATGGAAGACGAGCTCGAAGAGGCGAGTTGGGAAGATGCTCTACGCGATGCCATACCTGATATTGTTGGTATGCCCGCTGGCTTTGTGAAAGGCCCGATTTTCAAGCGCAAGAAAGAAATGGTGTGGGGCGAAGGACCGGACGGACGCAGTGTCCCGACCGTTGAACACCGTATTGTCAAAGAATTTTACAGCCCTTCGCCGCTCGATATGTATCCGTCTCCCAATTCTAAGGATATTGGCGACGGTTTTCTGTTCGAAGTTCATCGCATGACTCGATTGGACCTCACATCATTGATCGGTGTGCCGGGATACGATGAACAGGCTATTCGTGCTGTACTCACGCAGTATGGTAGCGGCGGGCTCAAGTCCTGGCTCTGGCTGAATAATGACCATGCACGCAATGCTTTGCAGGGACGTCAACACGCAGACCTTGACCCCGAAGGCAAAATTGAAGCTTTGCAGTTTTGGGGCAATGTCCAAGGTAAGCACTTGATTATGTTCGGCGTACCGGCTGAACAGATTCCCGATCCGTTGGAAGAATATGCCGCCGAGCTTTGGAAGATTGGTCCTTACGTCATCAAAGCGGAACTCAACGGAGATCCGCTTGGCCGTCCGCCTTACTACAAGGCCGGTGTTCGTCCTATCAAGGGCTCGTTCTGGTACAAGGGCGTTCCCGAAGTCCTCGAAGACATTCAGGAGATGTGCAACAGCGCAGCGCGTGCCCTGTGCAACAACATGGCCTTAGCTTCCGGCCCCCAGGTCGGTGTTGATATGGGCGCAATTCCGCCCGGTGAGAAGGTAACGGAGATGTACCCGCTCAAGGTTTGGCCATTCAATATGGGCAAGAATCCGGCAAGCGGACGTCAGCCTATTTGGTTCTTCCAACCCAAGCTTTTGGCCGGTGAACTTCTCAATGTTTACGCCAAGTGGTCGGATGAGGCAGACGTTAAGACCGGTATTCCCAAGTACAGCTACGGTGCTTCCTCTTCCGGTGGAGCATTGTCGACCGCTGCAGGCATGTCCATGATGATGACTGCCGCATCTCGCGGCATCAAGCGTATCATTCGTTGCATTGACAAGAACATCATCAAGCCGAGCGTTGTTCGCTTATGGCAATATCTCATGCTGTTTGAGCATGACGAAACGGTCTTGCGTGGTGATATCAAGATCAAGGCAACCGGATCGTCCGCACTTATGGTCAAGGAACAACAAGCCGTCAGACGCAACGAGTTCTTGCAGATCGCCCTTCATCCTTCTGTGCAAAATATCATTGGTCCCACCGGGTTGGCGAACATTCTTCGTCCGACTGTGCAGGGGCTTGATTACGATACTGACAAGATCATCCCCGAAGACGACGAAATCATGAAGCAGATTCAAGAGGCCATGGCTCAACCGGGCGCAATTCCCGGAGAAGGTCAACCCGTTCCCGCCGAGATGGGACAGGGGGTTGACGCGGCTGGTGCGGCTATGGGCGGTGGTGACGCGGCTCTCTTCCAGGGAGGCAACTAGCCATGCCTGGATTCGATAACGACGCACTGACTGAACCTTTCCTTCGCGCAATCATGAGTGCGGGCAGTGGGAACGATGAGCTTGAGAAGGGCTTTCGCGCCTTGGCAGATTGTCACCGCAAAGACTTAGTCTCGGTTCGGGACCATGACGAGATGTTCCGGTTACAGGCCGCAGCCGAAGCCATGGAAGACACCGCTGATCTGTTTGGTGGTGGAGCCTACGAAATCTTGAAGAAGCTCAAGGAAGCGTAATGGGCACTTATACAGGCATACCCCCGACTCCGATGTTGGATCAGATTGAAGTGAACAACAGGCCGTGGAGCCCTACAGGGGCTTTGGTGTTCCAGAAAGATAATAGTGGATGTACTCGTCTTTTGCCTCCTCTTGCCGTGGTCGGCACCGGTCCCGGTTGGGAGTACGAAGCTGAGTCCATTCCTGATGAGTGCGACATTCTCGTTGTCAACCGGGCTGGCTGCGAACTCACATGGCGACCGGTCAAGTGGTGGGCGACCATGCACCCTGAGTTCCTTGCCGATTGGACATTCCAACGGATGGAGAACGGCGGCAACTTGGATATCGAAATCGTCGCACCGTTTCAATCCAAGAACAAAGAACACATGATCCTCAATATTTCCCCGAAAGCCGGAACGTCCGGTCTTTATGGCGTCTTGGTTGGCCTCGTTAATGGCTACCGGGATATTCGATTGTACGGCGTTCCGCTTGAGGGACGCGACGACATGGACGGCGGATTGTCCGTTGTCCACGAACAGTGGGAACGGTTGTTCCCGATACTGACGAAGTATGTAACCGCCCCGTGCCCCGGATGGACGCGACGGTTGTTTCATAAAAAGTGAGGCCCCGAACACGGGTGTGTCCAGAGCCTCGGAGCTCGACAGGCTGATAAGCCTACCGGCGTAGGAACCTACAAGCTTATCAATACCTGTCGAATCCGACAAGCCACATCACACCAGTTCGGAGAACATCAACCCAAACGTGAATACCTTGCACGCTCCAATCGGAATACGTTCAAGGCTCACAGGAGGTTACTGGTATGAGTGACGTAAAATTGCCCAAGCAGGTTGAAGAGCAAGGCAAGCGGGCTGATGAAGCAGCCGAAGCGATGATGGCAGGGAAGACCGACCCGAAGGGCGATGGAACACCGGGCGAACCGGCTCCTGAATCTGAACCGGCAGCGGCTCCCGGACCTGAACCTTCCTCTGAACCGGGAACACCTGAGCCAGAACCGGCTAAGGCTCCCGACGATCTCGCGGCGTTGAGGCATCAACTCGACGTTTTACAGGGCAAATACGACGCTGAGGTTCCGACCCTCAGTAGGGAAAAGCGACGGCTTCAAGGTTTGGTCAATGACCTGACCGGTCAGAACACCGCGCTCCAATCTCAATTGGAGACGGCTCTGGTAGCTGCCAACGCCAACCCCGCAGGCGGAACCGATGTGGCCGAGCCTCACGGCAACATCAATCCCGAAGACATGGCCGATTACGGCGACGAGTTTGTGACCATGGCCAGAGAGAACAATGAACTCAAGGCACAGGTTGAAACCATGTCGAGCAAGTTGGATGAACTGACCGGGCAGGTCGGCAGCGTGGTTCAGACCACTACGCAGACCTCATACGAGAAGTTCACCAATAAGCTCAACGACGAATTGTCAGATTGGGACGCAATCAACAATGATCCTGATTTCATATCCTACTTGGATGATGAAGGGACGTTGACGGTTTTCCAAGCGCACGCACAGAACCACGACGTCGCAAAGACGGTCAAGTTCATGCGTCGATTCGTAGCCGAATCAGGCAAGTCTTACGGGACTGACCCGATGCCCCCGGCGTCTCCCGCCGCTCCCGCACCGACTCCGGTACTGGCACAGGCTCCCACGCCTCAGCCGTCCGTTGAGCCGAGTTCGCAGGGCGCACTTGACGTTGATCCCCAACAGCAAGGTTTGAATTACACCACTTCGCAAGTGAAAGAGTTCTATCAAAAGTTCGCTCTCGCTGGTGCTGGTGGTGCTTTCAGACCGTTCAATGTTGGGAGTCTTGTCGTCAATACCAAGGCGGACGCTGACAGAATAGATTCTGACATCACCCTCGCGGGGATGCAGGGCCGAGTCCTTGAAGGATAAGACCCAAGTCTCTCCATAAGGGGGAGGAGTTATTGATATGATTAGTATGTTTAGTGGCGTTCCCACTCACAGTGGAAACCTTACCCCGGCAGAAGTATACGCGGGCAAATTGCTGCGTAAGTTCTACGAAACAACCGTATTCGCTGCGATTGCATCGACCGACTACGAAGGTGAAATCACCAAGGGGGGAGATAAGATTATCATCCGCACAACCCCTGACATCATCATCCGTGATTATGTCATCGGGCAGCCTCTCAATTACGAGAACCCGGAACCCGGCACTGTTGAACTGTCCATCGATCAGGCCAAGTATTACGCGGTCAAGATCAACAAGGTGCAGCAGAAGCAGGCCGACATTGCCTTTGCCGACGATTGGGCCAAGGACGGTTCCTCGCAGATGAAAATTGCCATCGACGCCAACGGTCTTGCCTCCATGGTCGGTGGCGCAGCCGCAGACAACAAAGGTGTTACCGCAGGCAAGGACTCCGGTTCTGTCAATCTCGGTGCAGCCGGTGCCCCTGTTACCATTACTTCGACTAACGTGGTCACGAAGATTGTTGAAATGGGCCAGGTTCTCGCAGAGCAGAGCGTGGACGAAGACGGTTTGAGTTTGGTTATCCCCGCGTGGATGTCCACCAAGCTCAAGACGTCCGATCTCAAGGACGCTTCAATGACCGGTGACGGCGAGTCCGTTATGCGTAACGGTCGCCTGGGACGCATCGACAACTTCACTATCTACCGTTCCAACCAGTTGACTACTGTCACTGACGCTGCCGCCAGTAACAAGAAATGCACCTACGTGTACGCGCTCCACAAGGCTGCCGTGGCTTTCGCCTCGCAGCTTGTCGAGAACGAGACTTTGCCTAACCCGAACGACTTCGGTTCGCTCATGCGTGGTCTGCAGGTCTTCGGTCGCAAGGTCATCAACCCGGTCGCATTGGCCGAAGGTTACTTCACCCCCGGCGCGTAGCCTAAACCAATAACAAGGAGGGGTGAAATTCCCCTCCCTTTTTTACAAGGATACAATATGAGCAACCCCAAGATGCTTATCAAAGACGGCACTCTTTACCCGCACAACGACACTTTCGCGGCAATGGATGGCTTTGAAGTGGCCACCGCCGAACAGGTGGCAGCACATTCCGCCAAGGTGGAGAAGGTCAAGGGTGCAGAAATGCAGGCCGCAGCCTTTGAAGGTGAACCGGGCGAAGATGGCGAAATCACCGTTGACGATATTCTGACCGCCGCTGAGAGCGAGATTACTGATCTGGAAGGCAAGCTCGTCGTTGCTAATCAGACCATTGCCGAACGTGACCAGACCATCGTTGACCTGAACGTCAAGATCACCAGACTTGAGACTGAAATGGCTCAGGTCAAGACTCCCAATGTCGAAAGTGGTTCCGGTGGTGACGGCAATACAACTGGTGATAACACCCTCGCCGATCCCCTGGAAAACATGTCGCATGACGAACTTGATACTCATGCCTCCGGTCTTGGCATGAACCCTTTCCCGGCCAACAAAAACAAGGCCGAAAAAATCGCCGCTATCAACACGCATCAGGCCGAATAGAAGGGCTTAGACTATGAAAGCGAAAGAGATTTTCCTACTCGTCTCGGCAAAATTGCAGGATCTCGGGATTGCGACCGGCGAACGCTGGCCGTGGAACCCCGTCGCGGGCAAGGCTTCTTTGGTGGACTTCCTGAACAACGGGCTCAGACAAATTGCCTTGAACCGTCCTGATTCAACGTCCACCACCGAATCCGTCAAACTCACCGATGGCGTTGACCAGACTATCCCTGATCCTGCCGTTCATGACGGGGCGAGTAGGAAAGCTCTTAGTTTGATTGAAGTCCTGTGCAACATGGGCACTGATGGCACGACCCCAGGCGACCAAATTTATCAGGTCACAATGGGCGACATCAAAGACACCGACGACGGTACGCTTGGAACTGAGGTCGATAACTACGCATATGATGTGAAGCGCAATGCCTCAATCTACCGCGTATATCCCGGCGTTGAAACCGGGGAGAGCGTCTACGTCAAACTCACATACTCGGCTGAACCTATCCCCATTGCTACGGATGACGACGATATCACCATTCCAGAAACATTCTCTGGACCGCTTATGCATTGGATTCTCTACGAAATATTCGTAGGCGATAATTCCGACGCAAATTTCAACAAGGCACAGCATCACCTTGTTTCGTTCTACCAAGCTCTCGGCGTGAAGCTGAAAGCCGACTTGTTCTTCCCTGTCGAAATCAAAGAGGAAGGGGAATAATCCATGGCTATTTGGAAAGCATTTTTGCCGTTGATCCTACCGGAAGCCCCTGGTTGTCCCAAGGCTCTTGCCGTGAACAAGGTTCGCAGCGCGGCAATCGATTTTTGCAAGGAAACGAATATCTGGCACGAATACATTGACCCGTTGTTCTGGCCTGCTGGTGTGAAAACCGCAGACATTGACCCGCCGCAGCATACCCGGATCGCGCAAATCCTTTCCATAGAAGTGGGCGGGGCTCCACTCGTTACAGGGCAATTTTCCGCGACCAATGACATTGTTACACTCACTGTGACACCACTTTACGACACAATCGGGGCACTGAATGTTGCGCTCAAGCCATCTCTTACCAGCACTGAAATCGCAGATAGTATGTTTGAGGATTGGGGCGAGATTATTGCACAAGGTGCACTTGCCAAGCTTATGGCCATGAAAGGCAAGAAGTGGTCGAACATTCCCGGTGCTGAACTGAATTACAAGCTGTACCGAAGCGGAATTGTAGACGCCAAAACACATGTCGCTAAAAGTGGCACTTCTCAATCTCTTCAAGTCGAACTGAGGAGGGTCTAGTATGTCCGTGCCCACCGTAAACGTCACTGTTCAGGTCAACGACTCCGCTGGTGATCCGGTCAGTGATGCCCACGTTGTTGCCAAGCTGAAAACAGCCGAGAAGTATAACGGGTTTGTGATTCCGACATATGTTGAAGGTGAGACAGACGCTACCGGTTCGGTTGTCTTGGCGATGTTCCCCAATGAGCTCGGAACCGAGGGCAGCGAATACCGTGTGAAGATTATCAGCCCTATTACAGGCAAGAGCCTTATTTCATACGTCACGATCCCGAACGCCGATTGTAATCTGGCCGATGTTGCCGACCTTCCGCCGTATGACAAGCGGTCCATTTCTGTTGTGATGCAAGCTGACATCGACCAGAACTCCACAGATATTTCCACCAATGCTGATGGGATTGCCGCCAATGCCGCAGCTATTACAGCCGGTGCAGACGCGCAGACGGCCCACGAAGCAGACGTAGCAAACCCACACGGCGTCACCAAAACGCAAGTCGGGCTTGGTAACGTATTGGACGTCGAACAGGTTCCGGCCAGTGAGAAGGGCGTAGCAAACGGCGTGGCCGGACTCGACGCGGGCGGCAAGGTTCCAGTGTCTCAGCTTCCTGAAACAGTTGTTGGGGCCATGGAGTACAAAGGGACGTTTGTTCCGGCTTCTGGCTATCCTGCATCGCCTGACAAGGGAGATTATTACGCCGCCTCTGCTGATGGCTCGGTCAATACTACTGACTATGCCGTAGGAGATTGGGCGGTTTTCAACGGAGCGACATGGGATAAGCTCGACCGCACTGTGCAGCTTGCGACGACCGAGATTCCCGGTGAAGTGGAACTCGCCACGGCTGCCGAAGCTATCGCACACACTTTGAGCG
This genomic window contains:
- a CDS encoding DUF6682 family protein translates to MKAKEIFLLVSAKLQDLGIATGERWPWNPVAGKASLVDFLNNGLRQIALNRPDSTSTTESVKLTDGVDQTIPDPAVHDGASRKALSLIEVLCNMGTDGTTPGDQIYQVTMGDIKDTDDGTLGTEVDNYAYDVKRNASIYRVYPGVETGESVYVKLTYSAEPIPIATDDDDITIPETFSGPLMHWILYEIFVGDNSDANFNKAQHHLVSFYQALGVKLKADLFFPVEIKEEGE
- a CDS encoding terminase small subunit; its protein translation is MAKKKATKLSEKQKKFVREYLVDLNATQAAVRAGYSEKTARKQGSRLLTNVDIQKAIQSGVVKREKRTEIDQDYVINTIVETVERCKQAKPVIGRNGQHLKVENSDGEMAPAYTFEPNAILKGTKQLGQHLGMFTERIDHNHSGSVELKHAYSHMLAEIDGKTADLMKGNEAEDE
- a CDS encoding portal protein, which encodes MGALNYKTPDQLKQEDDEKARQAAENRQASPAISGLSSYVDLCWQAALQAKAPIERRMFMCLRAKQGQYEPERLAEIEKHGGSTIYMNITEEKCNAAESWLEDILMQPDANPWGVDPTPIPELSPDKQKEIDQDIEQHINGMVQRQIAMENQQHFEQTGQSLDLTAVDIQYKMQEAYEALKGSIEEYRSFVLKETKKQAKAADVAIERKMEDELEEASWEDALRDAIPDIVGMPAGFVKGPIFKRKKEMVWGEGPDGRSVPTVEHRIVKEFYSPSPLDMYPSPNSKDIGDGFLFEVHRMTRLDLTSLIGVPGYDEQAIRAVLTQYGSGGLKSWLWLNNDHARNALQGRQHADLDPEGKIEALQFWGNVQGKHLIMFGVPAEQIPDPLEEYAAELWKIGPYVIKAELNGDPLGRPPYYKAGVRPIKGSFWYKGVPEVLEDIQEMCNSAARALCNNMALASGPQVGVDMGAIPPGEKVTEMYPLKVWPFNMGKNPASGRQPIWFFQPKLLAGELLNVYAKWSDEADVKTGIPKYSYGASSSGGALSTAAGMSMMMTAASRGIKRIIRCIDKNIIKPSVVRLWQYLMLFEHDETVLRGDIKIKATGSSALMVKEQQAVRRNEFLQIALHPSVQNIIGPTGLANILRPTVQGLDYDTDKIIPEDDEIMKQIQEAMAQPGAIPGEGQPVPAEMGQGVDAAGAAMGGGDAALFQGGN